A region of Plantactinospora sp. BC1 DNA encodes the following proteins:
- a CDS encoding lytic transglycosylase domain-containing protein: MAEREETSTTRPLRPAAPVFDGPLASSGAAPDQDFDPPSVAVPRPRAEAEPVPPAEPEPKPTAETEPTPPAEAEPAAETEPKATTEPEPAAEAEPQPAAEAKPDATATSATAASTAGTTTAAATPPIPAGKSGETVIDLDVPVTAPAGRNRRIRVRFAHAVSRWPSPGAVRAWSKRPSGRLTLPALLLFALVATTGAAGAFLIPATARQARPVDAGAATSLPPPSPTVPGFPVDPGGLPSGLPSPPAFGTPSVPAPPWNATGGRPSDVLAGWAGQIGPRVQISTTALQAYGYAELRVGQTTPGCQLRWTTLAAIGQVESAHGRANGAVLGANGIAAPEIIGLPLDGNGGRMRIMDTEDGRLDRDATYDRAVGPMQFIPTTWEEIGADADGDGVENPHSIDDAALAAGNYLCKGGRNLSVASDWWSAILSYNDVRPYAQEVFNMANKYGTDSRT, encoded by the coding sequence GTGGCGGAGCGCGAGGAGACTTCTACGACTCGACCACTGCGACCCGCGGCGCCGGTCTTCGACGGGCCGCTGGCCAGTTCGGGTGCCGCCCCGGATCAGGACTTCGATCCACCATCGGTCGCCGTGCCGCGCCCGCGCGCCGAGGCCGAACCCGTCCCGCCCGCCGAGCCGGAGCCGAAGCCGACCGCCGAAACCGAGCCGACGCCGCCCGCCGAGGCCGAGCCGGCCGCCGAGACGGAGCCGAAGGCGACCACCGAGCCGGAGCCGGCCGCCGAGGCCGAGCCGCAGCCCGCCGCCGAGGCGAAGCCCGACGCCACCGCGACCAGCGCGACGGCGGCGAGCACCGCCGGCACGACCACGGCGGCGGCCACTCCGCCCATCCCGGCGGGCAAGTCGGGCGAGACGGTCATCGACCTCGACGTACCCGTGACCGCGCCGGCCGGGCGGAACCGGCGGATCCGGGTCCGGTTCGCGCACGCGGTCTCCCGCTGGCCGTCCCCCGGGGCGGTACGCGCCTGGTCGAAGCGGCCGAGTGGCCGGCTCACCCTGCCGGCGCTGCTGCTCTTCGCCCTGGTGGCCACGACCGGCGCCGCGGGAGCGTTCCTGATCCCGGCCACCGCGCGGCAGGCCCGGCCGGTCGACGCGGGTGCCGCCACGAGCCTGCCGCCGCCCTCGCCGACCGTACCCGGGTTCCCCGTCGACCCCGGCGGGCTGCCCTCGGGGCTGCCGAGCCCACCGGCTTTCGGCACGCCGAGCGTGCCGGCACCGCCCTGGAACGCGACCGGCGGGCGCCCCTCCGACGTACTCGCCGGCTGGGCCGGGCAGATCGGGCCCCGGGTCCAGATCTCCACGACCGCGCTCCAGGCGTACGGCTACGCCGAGCTGCGGGTCGGTCAGACGACGCCCGGCTGCCAGCTCCGCTGGACCACGCTGGCCGCGATCGGCCAGGTGGAATCCGCACACGGGCGGGCGAACGGGGCGGTCCTCGGCGCGAACGGGATCGCCGCGCCGGAGATCATCGGCCTGCCGCTGGACGGCAACGGCGGCCGGATGCGGATCATGGACACCGAGGACGGCCGGCTCGACCGGGACGCCACCTACGACCGCGCGGTCGGACCGATGCAGTTCATCCCGACCACCTGGGAGGAGATCGGGGCCGACGCCGACGGCGACGGGGTGGAGAACCCGCACAGCATCGACGACGCGGCTCTGGCGGCCGGTAACTATCTGTGCAAGGGAGGCCGCAACCTGTCGGTCGCCTCGGACTGGTGGAGCGCCATCCTTTCCTACAATGACGTGCGGCCATATGCCCAAGAGGTGTTCAACATGGCCAACAAGTACGGCACAGACAGTAGGACTTAG
- a CDS encoding uroporphyrinogen-III synthase, whose product MIGTRKPAGRIAFVGAGPGDPGLLTRRAHDALVDADQVVYDRSVPEALLTAVKAEAREDAQFTPAEGAPGDVAKVLLSAARSGLSAVHLVAGDPFGHDSVVKEVQAVARTAVHFEVVPGVGQAEGVATYAGVPLHGVRTAADVDDVTAMDFEALAAAVNRGSLALAVDAGDLAAVRDGLLAVGVDGSTAVAVTGDGTGETQYTTTSTVDSFVAAALGFTGRVVLTLGAGVPHRDKLSWWENRPLYGWKVLVPRTKEQAGVMSARLREYGAIPCEVPTIAVEPPRTPAQMERAVKGLVDGRYAWVIFTSVNAVRAVWEKFAEHGLDARHFGGVKIACIGEPTAEAVRAFGIQPELIPSGEQSSEGLLAEFSPHDEILDPVGRVLLPRADIATETLAAGLTERGWEVDDVTAYRTVRAAPPPAEIRDAIKSGGFDAVLFTSSSTVRNLVGIAGKPHARTVVAVIGPKTAETATEFGLRVDAQPAHASVPDLVEALASYAVELREKLAAMPAKQRRGSKVQGPTALRFR is encoded by the coding sequence ATGATCGGCACCCGTAAGCCCGCAGGCCGCATCGCGTTCGTCGGGGCCGGACCCGGCGACCCCGGCCTGCTGACCCGCCGGGCGCACGACGCCCTGGTCGACGCCGACCAGGTGGTATACGACCGCAGCGTGCCCGAGGCCCTGCTCACGGCCGTCAAGGCCGAGGCCAGGGAGGACGCCCAGTTCACCCCCGCCGAGGGGGCGCCGGGCGACGTGGCCAAGGTGCTGCTGTCGGCCGCCCGGTCCGGCCTCTCCGCCGTGCACCTGGTCGCCGGTGACCCGTTCGGGCACGACTCGGTGGTCAAGGAGGTGCAGGCGGTGGCGCGTACCGCCGTGCACTTCGAGGTGGTGCCGGGGGTCGGCCAGGCCGAGGGGGTGGCCACCTACGCCGGGGTACCGCTGCACGGGGTACGCACCGCCGCCGACGTCGACGACGTCACGGCGATGGACTTCGAGGCGCTCGCGGCGGCGGTCAACCGAGGCTCGCTCGCGCTGGCGGTGGACGCCGGTGACCTCGCCGCGGTCCGGGACGGGCTGCTCGCGGTCGGGGTGGACGGCTCCACCGCGGTCGCGGTGACCGGGGACGGCACCGGGGAGACGCAGTACACCACCACCTCGACGGTGGACAGCTTCGTCGCCGCCGCGCTCGGCTTCACCGGCCGGGTCGTGCTCACCCTGGGTGCCGGTGTGCCGCACCGGGACAAGCTGAGCTGGTGGGAGAACCGCCCGCTGTACGGCTGGAAGGTGCTCGTCCCGCGCACCAAGGAGCAGGCCGGGGTGATGAGCGCCCGACTGCGTGAGTACGGCGCCATCCCGTGCGAGGTGCCGACCATCGCGGTCGAGCCGCCGCGTACCCCGGCCCAGATGGAGCGGGCGGTCAAGGGCCTGGTCGACGGCAGGTACGCCTGGGTGATCTTCACCTCGGTGAACGCGGTCCGGGCGGTCTGGGAGAAGTTCGCCGAGCACGGTCTCGACGCCCGGCACTTCGGCGGCGTCAAGATCGCCTGCATCGGTGAGCCGACCGCCGAGGCGGTACGCGCGTTCGGCATCCAGCCGGAGCTGATCCCGTCCGGGGAGCAGTCCTCGGAGGGGCTGCTCGCCGAGTTCTCGCCGCACGACGAGATCCTCGACCCGGTCGGCCGGGTACTGCTGCCCCGTGCCGACATCGCCACCGAGACGCTGGCGGCCGGGCTGACCGAGCGCGGCTGGGAGGTCGACGACGTGACCGCGTACCGGACGGTGCGGGCGGCCCCGCCGCCGGCCGAGATCCGCGACGCGATCAAGTCGGGCGGCTTCGACGCGGTGCTCTTCACCTCTTCTTCCACCGTGCGCAACCTGGTCGGCATCGCCGGCAAGCCGCACGCCCGGACCGTGGTCGCGGTGATCGGCCCGAAGACGGCGGAGACCGCCACCGAGTTCGGCCTGCGGGTGGACGCCCAGCCGGCGCACGCCTCAGTGCCGGACCTGGTGGAGGCGCTGGCGTCGTACGCGGTGGAGCTGCGGGAGAAGCTGGCCGCGATGCCGGCCAAGCAGCGCCGGGGTTCCAAGGTCCAGGGCCCGACGGCGCTGCGGTTCCGGTAA
- a CDS encoding GNAT family N-acetyltransferase: protein MVREWDPRTAPAAEIESFLDALNAVFAADLPEDPLWENGMLREYLCEVMPGERRISWIAQDEPSADGQPGRILGHTHVLLLGDIGVLEVMVHPAARRSGLGRKLIATAARRTYQEGFRSMGVEVIGDTPAVGFYEALGFVREYEEDRSVLRLGTVDWVALGEMAQGIGPGYRLEFCPGGPPDELIEAYAMAKAETRDIDDGDLDLRPSSHDPQRLRDSLNCLHRRGMKPYIVLAIEEKTGLVAGLTEVVVPAQHPTRADQWDTIVGQEHQGYGIDRAMKARMLFELRSVEPKLSEVQTWNARTNEAMRAVNADLGFQADREWYEYGVDVAELVHRLDAGS, encoded by the coding sequence ATGGTGCGCGAGTGGGATCCCCGGACCGCCCCGGCCGCCGAGATCGAGTCCTTCCTGGACGCGCTCAACGCGGTTTTCGCGGCCGACCTACCGGAGGACCCCCTGTGGGAGAACGGCATGCTCCGGGAGTACCTCTGCGAGGTGATGCCCGGCGAACGCCGCATCTCCTGGATCGCCCAGGACGAGCCTTCGGCCGACGGGCAGCCGGGCCGCATCCTCGGGCACACCCACGTACTCCTGTTGGGTGACATCGGCGTGCTGGAGGTGATGGTGCACCCGGCGGCCCGGCGCAGCGGGCTCGGGCGCAAGCTGATCGCCACGGCCGCCCGGCGGACCTACCAGGAGGGCTTCCGGTCGATGGGCGTCGAGGTCATCGGCGACACGCCCGCGGTCGGGTTCTACGAGGCCCTCGGTTTCGTCCGGGAGTACGAGGAGGACCGCAGCGTGCTGCGGCTCGGCACGGTCGACTGGGTCGCGCTCGGCGAGATGGCCCAGGGAATCGGTCCCGGATACCGTCTGGAGTTCTGCCCCGGCGGGCCGCCGGACGAGTTGATCGAGGCGTACGCCATGGCGAAGGCCGAGACGCGCGACATTGACGACGGTGACCTGGATCTGCGCCCCAGTTCGCACGATCCGCAGCGCCTGCGGGACAGCCTGAACTGTCTGCACCGGCGCGGCATGAAGCCGTACATCGTGCTCGCGATCGAGGAGAAGACCGGCCTGGTCGCCGGACTCACCGAGGTCGTGGTGCCGGCCCAGCATCCGACCCGGGCCGACCAGTGGGACACCATCGTCGGCCAGGAACACCAGGGCTACGGAATCGACCGGGCGATGAAGGCCCGGATGCTCTTCGAGCTGCGTTCGGTCGAGCCGAAGCTCTCCGAGGTGCAGACCTGGAACGCCCGGACCAACGAGGCGATGCGGGCCGTCAACGCCGACCTCGGCTTCCAGGCCGACCGGGAGTGGTACGAGTACGGCGTCGACGTGGCCGAGCTGGTGCACCGGCTGGACGCCGGCAGCTGA
- the hemB gene encoding porphobilinogen synthase, which produces MSYPEIRPRRLRRSPAIRRLVEETRLAPAELVLPMFVKEGLAEPRPIASMPGVVQHSRESLRKAAAEAVHAGVGGIMLFGIPAEKDETGSGGIDPDGILNVAIRDVIAEVGDATVVMSDLCLDEFTSHGHCGLLAPDGSVDNDATLAAYAELGVAQAEAGAHVVGPSGMMDGQVGVIRRALDAAGHTDTSILAYAVKYSSSFYGPFRDAVESSLQGDRRTYQQDPANLRESLREVRLDVAEGADLVMVKPALPYLDVLAAVRAEVDVPVAAYQISGEYAMVEAAAANGWIDRDRAVLETLTSIRRAGAQIILTYWAVEAARMLRDRY; this is translated from the coding sequence ATGTCGTACCCAGAGATCCGTCCGCGCCGGTTGCGGCGGTCCCCGGCGATCCGCCGGCTGGTCGAGGAGACCCGGCTCGCCCCGGCGGAGCTGGTGCTGCCGATGTTCGTCAAGGAGGGGCTGGCCGAGCCGAGGCCGATCGCCTCGATGCCGGGCGTCGTGCAGCACTCCCGGGAGTCGCTGCGCAAGGCGGCGGCCGAGGCGGTGCACGCGGGCGTCGGCGGGATCATGCTCTTCGGGATCCCGGCGGAGAAGGACGAGACCGGTTCCGGCGGCATCGACCCGGACGGCATCCTCAACGTGGCGATCCGGGACGTGATCGCCGAGGTCGGCGACGCCACGGTGGTGATGAGCGACCTCTGCCTGGACGAGTTCACCTCGCACGGGCACTGCGGGCTGCTCGCCCCGGACGGCAGCGTCGACAACGACGCCACCCTGGCCGCGTACGCCGAGCTGGGGGTGGCGCAGGCCGAGGCCGGCGCGCACGTGGTCGGGCCGTCCGGGATGATGGACGGCCAGGTCGGGGTGATCCGGCGCGCGCTGGACGCCGCCGGACACACCGACACCAGCATCCTGGCGTACGCGGTGAAGTACTCCTCCTCGTTCTACGGCCCGTTCCGGGACGCGGTGGAGTCGTCGTTGCAGGGCGACCGCCGCACCTACCAGCAGGACCCGGCCAACCTGCGCGAGTCGCTCCGGGAGGTACGCCTCGACGTCGCCGAGGGCGCCGACCTGGTGATGGTGAAGCCGGCCCTGCCCTACCTCGACGTGCTCGCCGCGGTCCGGGCCGAGGTGGACGTGCCGGTCGCCGCCTACCAGATCTCCGGCGAGTACGCGATGGTCGAGGCCGCCGCGGCCAACGGCTGGATCGACCGGGACCGGGCGGTACTGGAGACGCTGACCTCGATCCGCCGGGCGGGTGCCCAGATCATCCTCACCTACTGGGCCGTCGAGGCGGCCCGGATGCTCCGCGACCGCTACTGA
- a CDS encoding zinc ribbon domain-containing protein: protein MPRYEFRCRACGDTFEMNRPMAEASAPASCPRGHDDTVKLLSTVAFTGRGAGGSAPAPMAPGGGGCCGGSCGC from the coding sequence ATGCCCCGGTACGAGTTCCGTTGCCGCGCCTGCGGTGACACCTTCGAGATGAACCGGCCGATGGCCGAGGCCTCGGCTCCGGCGTCCTGCCCTCGCGGGCACGACGACACGGTCAAGCTACTGTCGACGGTCGCCTTCACCGGTCGCGGCGCGGGCGGTTCCGCCCCGGCGCCGATGGCCCCCGGCGGCGGCGGCTGCTGCGGCGGGAGTTGCGGCTGCTGA
- the hemC gene encoding hydroxymethylbilane synthase has product MTALRLGTRGSALALAQSRTVAEAVTAATGRQVELVEVVTAGDRSNAPVHRLGVGVFVSALRDALLAGEIDFAVHSYKDLPTAVETGLHIAAVPPREDPRDALVAKDGRTLAELPPGATVGTGALRRIAQLHALGLQLTVVPIRGNVDTRVGRVRGAEADLDAVVLARAGLARLGRAEEISETLDPMLMLPAPAQGALAVECRVDDSELVELLGALDHAPTRAAVTAERAFLATLEAGCSAPVAGYAEVAEGDDGEEIYLRGAVISPDGTRDIRLSRTGTPAEATEIGKALAAELLDLGADSILGAPKESGARTQHFGATE; this is encoded by the coding sequence ATGACCGCGCTGCGGCTCGGTACCCGGGGGAGCGCCCTCGCCCTCGCCCAGTCCCGGACGGTGGCCGAGGCGGTGACGGCGGCGACCGGCCGGCAGGTGGAGCTGGTCGAGGTCGTCACGGCCGGCGACCGGTCCAACGCCCCGGTGCACCGGCTGGGCGTCGGGGTCTTCGTCTCGGCGCTGCGGGACGCGCTGCTCGCCGGAGAGATCGACTTCGCGGTCCACTCGTACAAGGACCTGCCGACCGCCGTCGAGACCGGGCTGCACATCGCGGCGGTACCGCCCCGGGAGGACCCGCGCGACGCGCTGGTCGCCAAGGACGGGCGTACCCTCGCCGAGCTGCCACCCGGCGCCACCGTCGGCACCGGCGCGCTGCGCCGGATCGCCCAGCTGCACGCGCTCGGGCTCCAGCTCACGGTGGTGCCGATCCGCGGCAACGTGGACACCCGGGTGGGCCGGGTGCGCGGCGCCGAGGCGGATCTCGACGCGGTGGTGCTGGCCCGGGCCGGACTGGCCCGGCTGGGCCGGGCCGAGGAGATCAGCGAAACCCTCGACCCGATGCTGATGCTGCCGGCCCCCGCCCAGGGTGCGCTGGCGGTCGAGTGCCGGGTCGACGACTCGGAACTGGTCGAGCTGCTCGGTGCGCTCGACCACGCCCCAACCCGGGCCGCGGTCACCGCGGAACGGGCATTTCTGGCCACCCTGGAGGCCGGGTGCAGTGCACCGGTCGCCGGGTACGCCGAAGTCGCCGAGGGCGACGACGGCGAGGAGATCTACCTGCGCGGGGCGGTGATCAGTCCGGACGGCACCCGTGACATCCGGCTGTCCCGCACCGGTACGCCCGCCGAGGCGACGGAGATCGGAAAGGCACTCGCCGCCGAACTCCTCGACCTCGGCGCCGACTCGATCCTCGGGGCGCCCAAGGAATCCGGCGCGAGGACCCAGCATTTTGGAGCTACAGAATGA